CACTAATTTTTCCGACCAATAAGATTGATGATTTTCATCGATTTATGtcgtaaaaatatatttgtatgTATCTGTCTGGTATATAACATTTGGTAATTTTTATGATAGAAATTGGTAATGTATGTGATATAAATCAGTAATTGTCGTCATAAGATTTAGTAATTGAAGAGTAGATCTGGTTACGTATTAGTATCTGTATTTAAATTACATTTTTAAAATTCAGATCTGGTGCTTTTATTCAAAATTGGTGATTGTTCAatgattttatattttattaatatatatatccCCCTATTTCACAGTAATCGTTCAATAGACCCCAAACATCAACACCATTGTCCTGTATTTCCAAATTTGATAATCTTCATCATTTTATGTTATACAAGCTAGTGATTTATATAATCTAAACAATGATTGAAGGTAGGTGATTATATTTAGTGGTAGGTAATGATTGCGGGCGGAGATATATCGAACATGGTGGTGGGTTGAAGTAGACTGGAGATGGTGGTTGATTAGTTGTAATGGAGGATAGAGAATGTGATATAGAAACAACGTTTGTGTAGGTGATGATCGAAATAGGTTGGGCTGTTAAAGTGTCGAGCCATTAGTTAATTAggttagttttttatttttattttaagattGTTTCTATTTGAACAACccatatatgtgtgtgtgtgtgtgtatatatatataggctcatgatcaaatagaaaccaaatttcaaataaaaactaaaaacttCCTATTTTATAATACCTAGCCCACCCACTTATAAACCTTCCCACCCACTTATGCTTCACCTGACACCCTGCCGCCGATCTTTTCCCAATACTGACTCCTTCATATGTTTAAAGATTTATATTTCATTACGATATCTCATCTCCCCTGAGTAATTGTCAAACCACACCCACAAACAATCACCCAGTCTACTTTTCATCTACCTTCTTCTCCAACCTCTTCACCGCCAAACTAGATACATATATGCATACAATAtgcatatatttatataattattaccACCTACAAGCAATATATATTCAGTGAATTACAATATTCTTTTATAGATCCCGGTGAGCTTAGAAGATTAAGATATACATCACCCCCTATAAGCAGTAAATAAAATGAATTGCATCACCTTACTGTTATGTAAGTTAATGATTATTATAGCAGGATTGGTAATTTTTGTAATGTAAATTAGTGATTTTCGTTATATAAATTAGTGATTTTCGTAATACAATCTAGTGTTATTAATATAAATTAGTGATTGAAGGTTAAATGAAGATCAGAGAGAAAAAAAATAGAATTCGTCGAAATTTATGAAAGTGATAAGGAAATTATAAAATTTGGTGGTAGGCGATGATGGTGGACGGAGGTAGATCCGAGATGGTGTTAGAGATTGATTGGAAATAATGGGAATGATTTGACATGGTGGTTAATTATAATTAAAGATCGGAGATGAAAGTGTTGGTGCTGATGGTGTATATATATGTCTAATTTGGACTGATGTAATGGGCTGAGCACCTGGGCCTATTTTCATACATGTGAATTAGCCGGTTTCTTGTTTTTATTTTAAGGTTATTTCTATTTGAACaacccctatatatatataggttACTAAATGTCCTGCATCTCCAATTTTATACAATTACCTAAATACTCATTTTTAATTCTTTTTTGTTTccaataaataaatatattcaCTTATTTTGATCTTAATTGAACTCatgtttatttttattataattattataattataattatcaTTTAAATTCTGAATATTATAGTAATCATATTACTTGTTAAAAAtaactattttttaaaaaaaaacattaGAATTTATAAATATGTGAAGGATATAATTTTCAAATTCAAACATggttttaatatatttttaacaGGTCTTTGTTTTATTTGGTTAGGTCATACTATCCTTTTGCTTTAGTTATATAAGTGTATAACCAAAACAATCCTCATTGGTTGTActttatataatataaatatattttttttaatctgTAATAATTGAAATTTATGCAGGTTTTTAAGTTTCATAATTTATATATTCATATTTTGTTACCATCATCTTATGTGTTTTTTTTGTCTTTTTTCGTATTTTCGTggtgcaaaattttcaaaatattatcTCATACATAAAAAATGAAGGCATTTTTACCAAAAATTCACCTGTATTGTTTTTCTTAGACAAAAAGATTTAGCATTATTGTATGAAGTACAATCTATTCATTATTTACCCGTAATGGTTCTTTCAGGATTAAAGACAATACAAGTTTAAAATTAATACATTTATAGGTAATAATGAACTCATAGTTGTACATAAGaccaaaaaaatatttaattaaagagtaaaaataaaaataaaaataggTGTGCTATAATTATAAGCCAGGAACACATATACCAGTACTAAAATTCAATTTAAAAATGAGTTTAAGCCAGTAACTCATACCACTAAAATTTAATTTTGAAATGAATCGGTACCACTAGCATTCTCAATAGGTTAACAAAATATGTAAAGAGCTCTCCCTTTCAAATATTTGACTTTGGCTATTCTACGGTCTACTAAACTTAAGTGCCAAGTCCCGTCTCAATCCAGCTGCGCAGATACATCATACATGTAAAATTGTAAATTATAAGATATTGTTTGAGTTTTTAAAGTCAAATACTGTGTGTCCAAATCACGAAACCGAAGTACCAAAATCATTGAAGTACCCCGGGTAAGGAAAACCATTTGAGGTGAGAGGAACACTTGTATGTTCATAATATAAAAGCCTAAGGCCTTTACATTACTAATTCATAATCATCGAACCAAAATAAAACGAAAATTCTAGTGCACAATGCATTCTTCTTATTTACTTCCAGTTTTGCTTTTAATATTTCTCAATTCAATATCAACGGGCCAAGCTGTGGTGCCATCGGACAAAAGATTCCGCTATTTCAACACAGGGGAACTCGGTGAATACTGGGTTGAATATGGTGACTACCGTCCTTTAGAGATTTCTACCTTTCCTTTCATGCTTTGTTTCCAAAACTCCACCCCTGATGCTTTCACCTTAAGTCTTCGAATGGGCCACCGGCGCACCGGATCCATAATGCGCTGGGTGTGGGCTGCAAATAGGGCAAAACCAGTTCGTGAAAATGCAACTCTTGCATTTGGTGCTGATGGAAACCTAGTGTTGGCAGATGTTGATGGCTCAATTGCATGGCAAACCGGTACGGCAAATAAAGGTGTGGTGGGGTTGGAATTACTTTCAAGCGGGAATCTTGTGTTATATAATGCTAAGGGTGCATATATATGGCGAAGTTTTGATCACCCGACGGATACACTTGTAATTGGTCAAGGACTACGTCTAAATGGCCCCATAAAGTTGGTTAGCAGATTGTCCAACGTTGATGCTACTGAGGGTCCTTATTCTTTCGTAATGGAGCAAAGGCATTTGGCCATGTATTACAAAAGTAGTAATGCAATAAATCCCCTACTATATTACAAATATGAGGAATTTGGAAATGGTAAGGGGGTTTTGGCCAAGGTAGTCTTTACTGTTAATAGCGATGCCTACACATCGGAGCTATCCCTTTCATTTGACATGAAAAATTCCCCTAGCTCTGGGACAAGACTTCTAGCTAGACCCAAGTACAATGCTACTCTTTCGATGCTTCGTATTGATATAGATGGAAACCTAAGAATATATACGTACCATGAGAATGTTGAGTGGGAAGCGTGGGAAGTTACATACAAGCTCTTAAATAGGGAAGACAATGTAGAAAGTACAAGTGAATGTAGATTGCCAAAAAAGTGTGGATCTTTTGGGGTGTGTGAAGACAATCAATGTGTGGCTTGTCCAACTGCGGCAGGTTTGATTGGTTGGAGCAAGAGTTGTGTCCAGCCAAGTTTACCACCATGTAAAGGAAGGGCTAAGGTGGACTACTACAAAGTTTTGGGTGTGGAACATTTCTTGAATGGATATGCAGAAGGAGGGCGCATGAAGATTGGTGACTGCAGAGAAAAATGCAGCAAGGATTGCAAATGCGCAGGCTTTTTCTATAGGGAAGAATCGTCAAAATGCTTGTTGGCCCCGGAACTAGGAACCCTGATCAAGGTGTCCAATCCGTCTCATGTTGGCTACATAAAAATATCTAAATAATTTTCATATTTGTCCTTTACTTGCAGACGCCATGGATTCgaattcatatatatatttgttGTAATTGTTTCGTTGTCATCTTTATAAGATTAAGATGTAGGATGTATCACGTAATAAAAAGTAATAAATGTAATAAAATATGCATTCgatttgtttttttaatttttgttaCATCCTCTTATTCATGTAATAATGCTTGGTTTTTGAAATACGGATCCAAGCTAATAATAGAATTATTTGTAATATTTATTCTGATTAATTCTTTTTTTCCTGTCGGGGTCACAAATCGGGATTATCTGAGACTTTTGGTCATGTCGAGGGTTCAGCACTTGACACAGAGAAATATGAatgagaaaataaaaaaaaaagataaaCTTTGAAGAATAATTTAACTTGAAAAAAGAGGTGAAATACCAATATATTAATGGGAATGGGGCTGCTTATGGAATGACGCAAGGGAGGATTTAAGTAACATATTATATCTAAACTAAAACTATTAAATGATGAACACGCGGGTTTAATATATGTTATTTCAAGCTACTATGTTATTTCAAGCTACTTTATAGCATCTCCAACCATAATAGCTAAAATGGTTAGCTAAATCATCATCATCTAAAATTTTGTTGAATTTGTAAGGTTATTTGCTACAGTGGTATTAGCTATATTGATTAGCTAAATTCAATAATAATATGTTATAtgtattttcaaattattttatatatatgaaaatTTCACATGttgaaataaatttaaatatttaattaaataaaagtaaaaataaaaaatttatttaatgaaaaaatattgaatatatatttatataattataaaagaCACTTATATGTGTTAAAAACTATATACTTCTatgtataataaaattttatatttaaatttatattacaTTTTATTATATCAGATTAGATTagatttattaatatttttataattatgtaatgtttattaaaataattaataaaattcgtcaataaaaaaatcatattttgacacttaatataacataaaattaaaatattaaatatgaaataaaaatttccatatatatataatataaatataatatgaaTATATGTGTCTTAATGTGCAAAGTTAGGTTAAAATAAAGTAGAAAGTTGACAGAAAACTTACGTGGATATTTTAGCTAATGGTTACAGAATCAACAGAGATATAGAAGATGAGACAACAGAGATATAGAAGATGAGACAGAGGATATCTAAATTTTTTGCTAACAGGTAATATGGTTGGAGTAGTATATTTTTTAGCTAATATGTATATAACTGTGCCACATAAACTTTTTAGCTAACAGATGATAATGGTGGGAGGTTCTCTTATATATTAAACCTTATTGGGGATCCTTTGTTTATAAGTATATTAATTTATATGCTCAGTGAAGTTGTCCACTTCATATAATTTTTTAATGTAATAATATTTAAGAGAAGATCAATACATCTAGCCCTAAGCAAGGAAGAAAATTGTTAAAAAAGGGATTTACTTACAATAAAAAATCTACGACGACATGCTAGCGAGAAGTTCAGTAGTCTATTTTATTATGTAGTCTATAAGCTCGTGGCGATATGTCCAGAAATAGTTATATCGAAAAGTCCAAAAAAAGATCGTTTCGAAAAGTCTCTAAACTATCTTGAAAAATTACTATATTACAAAATCATAAAGTTGTACAGTAGACTCTAATATAGTAAACTCTGATATAGCCGTGTTGTGAAGTATAATCGAGATGGCTATATATAGATAATTTCTGGTGCCGGGGATGCTCCTTCGATACCGCGCCTGAATCCTTCGTTGTTGTGGTGGTGTAACTTTCGTGGGGCTCCTACAAAACAATACCGTAAGGGGGGTTTGgatcccgcggcgcctccggtgtgagagtaagatgtcgcttttggggaagatgaagatagacaGGAATGAGGGGTggatgtgtgtgtatatgagtgtaagagagtgattaaccccaaaatcTTTCCTCCTTGagctatttatagcccaagggtagggtttaggggttggtaccttttAATTGTAGTCGTCGATTctaggagcggaggacacctgcCTGAAGTGGATGCTCTACACTTGTCGGGACGGGAGTGATTggggaatgttctgaggatcttCTGACGTGTGCCAGGATTATTCCCCCTGATTGATGGATGACAGTTGTCACTATCATGTGTTTCGGCGTGTGCCTCACGTGCTCGGAATTCCCAAGGTTGGGCTTGCGGGATTGGGCCAGTTAGGACTAGTAGTGTGCAGGACTGGATTGAGTTAGGAGTCTGGGCCTCGTCCTTGCAGGAGCTACATGTACTATCATTGCCCCCAACTCCCTTATGCAcattttctggatgggggagtaaGGTTGATTTGTTTTGTGAATTTTGGCTTTGCTTCCCCCCCAGTCTGGATTGTGTTGAGTTCCGCCAATCAGGACTGAGGTTAGATGTCCTTTAGAAGAACTTGAGCTTTGATTTCCCCCCAGTCtggattgtgttgagttcagccaatcaggattGAGGTTATATGTCTTTTAGAAGAAATTGAGCTTTGgttgcccccagtccggattgtaTTGAGTTCATCCAAGCAGGATTGAGGTTAGATGTCTTTTAGAAGAACTTGAGTTTtgcttgccccccagtccggattgtgttgagttcagccaatcaggacggattgtgttgagttcagccaatcaggactgaAGTTAGATGTCTTTTAGAATAACTTGAGTTTTGCTTGACCCacagtccggattgtgttgaattcagccaatcaggactgaGGTTAGATGTCTTTTAGAAGAACTTGAGCTTTGCTTGCCCCCAGTCCGTAGTGTGTTGAGTTCAGCCAAGCAGGACTGAGGTTAGATGTCTTTTTAGAAGAACTTGAGTTTTGCTttcccccagtccggattgtgttgagttcagccaatcaggactgaGGTCAGATGTCTTTTAAGGACTTGTGCTTtgcttgcccccagtccggattgtgttgagttcagccaatcatGACTGAGGTTAGATGTCCTTTAGAAGAACTTGAGCTTTGCTTtgccccagtccggattgtgttgagttcagccaatcaggactgaGGTTAGATGTCCTTTAGAAGAACTTGAGCTTTGCTTGCCCCCAGTCTGGATTGTGTTGAGCTATGGGGTCCTGAGTGGAAGATGAAGCATTTTTTATTTTCCCTCCAATGATTTGAATTATTACGGTTGTCTTTTTTCAAAAGATGTGCAGTAATACGTACTTCCATTAAtcactgtatatatatatatatatattgatgtgTATATATGACTTACGGATGGATGGTCCAGATGAAGCCACGTGGTGTGGACCTTTAGGATTCACCGTGCCTATAAAAAGGATCCCCccatttcttttaatttttacTCTTCTCctgtttttcttttgttttttctTGTTTGTGCTCAGTTCTCGGCGTTTGGGAGGAATTTTCGAGTGCTCGCGAATTGCTTTTGGTCGTCCCCAATCGCTCCGTAATCTCTGTTCCTGTAAGCTTTTTCTCTCCTTCTTGTGGTTTTCTTCACGTTTTTTCTTTAATCAATTATGCCATCTTCGTTTCTGTTTTAGTTGTGTGATTGCGGGTATTGTGTTCGTGTTTCTTATTTTTTTCGCTGAGTTTGCGTGTATGTATATACATGTATGCTGTGTTTTGGATATAATTTGATGTTTGATTTCGTTTGGGAGTCTTTCTGTGTTTAGGGGTTTTTGGCTTTGTCCAGACCGTTGCAATTGGTCCaaacttatttttttattttttgttgtTTGCTTGGTTCTGATGTAATTTGAGTCCGGACTGAGGTTGGCTGTGTTTGCTGGGTTATTGAGAATGTAGTCCGGACTTTTTAGTCTAGGTTTAAATTGCTTTCGCGAGTTTGGGAGTGTTCTTGAATATTGAGTTCCACGTCCCCGGACTGGACATTTATAAGTTTAATAAAATTGGACATAGGGTAGTCCGGACCATAATAGTTTACAAAATAAATAATTGGTAGGATTTTAGACTAACCTCTGTCAATGGTTctaggtatatggtccggactaaagctcGTGTAAATGTATATATCTCCTGCTACCCGGGGCCTTCAGATTCAGATTCCTCTACTGACTCTAAGTGTATTGAGATGGGGAAGAAGGCGTCCACTTCGATGCCAACGCTATCACCAAATTGACCATCGGAAAGATTTCCCCGAGGAAAGTGCCTTGTACTCCGTAGGGGTTGTGGGTTGATGTGCCGAACTATTTCATCACCAAGAGTGAGGAGATAGAGAATAGTTGGTACTATAGGAGCATCAGGTCCGTGTATGCGAGGCAACCGAATGCTGGTCCGGGGCCGTATGATCAGGTTGAGTTCGATAGGAGATTCGCAGGAAGTATAGTCGCCAAGGAACCATACCAACTGAGAGAGGAATATGCCGCTTTGTATCATGCAGCACAGGATCCCTCAATCCGGGCTGATATACAGAATTCAATGATCATATCGTGAAGTTTTAATTATTGATGAACATGTTGCGAAGTCATCATGTATCAATTCCTTGAATGATGTACCATGAAGTCTGAATGTCGACTAATTAATGTGTTTCGACAAGTCAAGTAATTGTGCCGCGAAGTCTCAATTTATAGAAAAATGTTCCACGTTGCATAGTCTAGCAAACAAACATGACTTCACGATATATGGACTTAGTTAAATTTCGAACTACTACAATAGACAAATTTATGAGATTCgaaaaaataaagataaataacACGTGTATTATTTGTCTTGTAGATTGCAGAATACACATGAAAAGTCTACGAAGAAGCTTGGATTGATTCGTAGAAAAACTTTAATTAAGAATTGGAAGTGATATCAGATAGAAGATTGAATAGGTATTATTGGTTGTTTCATGAAATAGTATAGACAAATGAAATAGTTAATTTTGTCCTTTTAGGATTCATCTATAATCAATTGAATTATCACGATTTATAAAATGTGCAATCATTTTCTTATTTTGCTGTGTTCGAGATGCAATTTCTTGTAATCTCTCTCAAGTACACCAAAAATGAAAATTTACTATTAATTCCGAGTTTGTAGCAAAACTCTtgaatatataataaaaaaatagatTGAAAGTGAATTTGTGTGTCATTTGCTTTTACGACAATTTCATAACATACACATTTAAGTACACATTTCATAACATACACATTCAAGATTCCAATCTTAGTGAAAGAATATTATACACTATGAAAAAAAGATGTTAATGTTTACCAAAGTTGATAATCGTTTGTATATGGACATTAACATAATTGACCCTTAAAGTCTACCAAGAGAGGTTGTTGAAACTACACTTAAAACAACCATTATTTCAACGTATCATGTTGTAAAAGAACAATCTCAGTAGACTGAATGTGATAAGGACAAGATTGCGTTAGATGGATGTTTTTAGCTAATCATCATAGATTTTATGAAACTTCCTTTATACATCATCGACCTAGATGTCCCGAATGCCAAAATAATTTTGGAGTAAAATTTTTAATAAGTATTTCTCCACTATATATATCTTGGAAGAGCAGAAATCTGGAAAAAAAAATCTAATATCGACTTCGATTTTTATATCGAAAGTGTTCGACTTGAAGTCCATTTTTACCCATAATTCGTCTTCAATTGAAGTCGAAAAAGGCATGAAAATTGGTGGGAAAataagaaaggaaaaagaaaataataatttaattattttctaaaaaatatttaGAAAGATTTTGGATCTAAGACGGAAAAAAATGATCGAAACTTGACCTTAATTtaaaccgagccatatttcacgaTCCAAAATATCAACATGCATATATTTAAActtggctcggttcaaattaaaatatcaatatggattcaagtatgtgaatATATCCACAATACATTCGAACTcagtattggagaaaaaactgtgtactaacccctttgggaattcaccaaaaactccatttcagtcaaatctactcagtttctcgtccaaatttcgtgaaatatggctcggtttaAATTAAGATATCAATATGGATCAAAAAAAATGATCAATGTGGTTTAAATTCAAGTCTATTAGGGCTGTAAGTCCCGTTCAAAAttgaaaatatatattattatttcaaaaataataatatcaaaaagTGTTTGTGATAAAAAATGAGCTTAATCAGTTCAAAATTGTCTGGCACGGGCTCTATTTTAACGGATAATTCGACCCGAGAGGAGATCTAAATCGACTGAAAATATTGAGCCCCATTTGAATTGcgaaattattatttaaaaataatattctgaattttattattattcatattagTAATAATAAAGTCCGGGTTGGACTTATTCAAGCAAAATTTTATCCAAGTAGGATACCCCTGATTGGGGCCAAAgtaattcaaaaattaaatattattattaaatgataATATTTAAGTAAaagaaataatatattttatccgAGTGGAATACCTTT
This genomic interval from Apium graveolens cultivar Ventura chromosome 8, ASM990537v1, whole genome shotgun sequence contains the following:
- the LOC141678541 gene encoding epidermis-specific secreted glycoprotein EP1-like; this translates as MHSSYLLPVLLLIFLNSISTGQAVVPSDKRFRYFNTGELGEYWVEYGDYRPLEISTFPFMLCFQNSTPDAFTLSLRMGHRRTGSIMRWVWAANRAKPVRENATLAFGADGNLVLADVDGSIAWQTGTANKGVVGLELLSSGNLVLYNAKGAYIWRSFDHPTDTLVIGQGLRLNGPIKLVSRLSNVDATEGPYSFVMEQRHLAMYYKSSNAINPLLYYKYEEFGNGKGVLAKVVFTVNSDAYTSELSLSFDMKNSPSSGTRLLARPKYNATLSMLRIDIDGNLRIYTYHENVEWEAWEVTYKLLNREDNVESTSECRLPKKCGSFGVCEDNQCVACPTAAGLIGWSKSCVQPSLPPCKGRAKVDYYKVLGVEHFLNGYAEGGRMKIGDCREKCSKDCKCAGFFYREESSKCLLAPELGTLIKVSNPSHVGYIKISK